DNA sequence from the Nitrospirota bacterium genome:
TTTATCGGCCCGCCGGGTGTTGGAAAGACCTCTCTCGGCCGCTCAATAGCAAGAAGCCTCGGCAGGGAATTCGTAAGGATGTCCCTTGGAGGTGTAAGGGACGAGGCTGAGATCCGTGGACACAGACGCACCTATGTAGGGGCACTTCCCGGACGGATTATACAGGGAATCAAACAGGCCGGAACCAATAATCCTGTGTTTATGCTTGATGAGATAGACAAGGTAGGAACGGATTTCCGTGGAGACCCTTCATCAGCATTGCTTGAAGTACTGGATCCTGAACAGAACAATGCCTTTGTGGACCACTATCTCGGTGTCCCATTTGACCTCTCAAACGTCATGTTCATAACCACAGGTAATATGATGGATACCATCCCGGGCCCTTTAAAAGACAGGATGGAAATTATTTATCTGAGTGGTTATACGGAAGAGGAGAAACTGGGGATTGCCATAAACTACCTCATCCCCAAGCAGCTTGACGAACACGGCATTACTGAAAAGATATTGAATGTCACGGATTCGGGTCTCAGGCTCTTAATCTCTCAGTACACGCGCGAGGCAGGGGTGAGAAACCTTGAGAGGGAGATCGCAAATCTCTGCAGAAAGGTAGCCAAACAGATTGCCGAGGGAAAGAAGAAGAGGTTTATCATAACGGCAAGGAACCTTCATAAATTCCTCGGAGCGCCAAAATATCTTCCCGAGGAAGAGATGGAAAAAGACGAGATCGGTGTATCCACAGGCCTTGCATGGACGGAATCCGGTGGTGACATAATATATGTTGAGGCAACAACGATGAAGGGCCGGGGCAACCTGACGCTCACCGGTCAGTTAGGCGATGTAATGAAGGAATCTGCCCATGCTGCCCTGAGCTATATCCGTTCACGGGCAAAAACATTGGGAATAAAAGAGGACATCTTCTCAAAGACCGACATCCATATCCATGTACCTGCCGGAGCAATCCCAAAAGACGGACCTTCTGCCGGTATCACGATGGCAGTGGCCATAGCATCTGCCTTTACCGGCAGACCTGTGGATAAGAAGATAGCCATGACCGGAGAGGTGACACTCAGGGGACGGGTGCTGCCGATCGGCGGGCTCAAGGAGAAGATCCTTGCAGCCAAAAGGATGGGTATTCCCAAGGTGATCATACCCAAGAGAAACGAGAACGACCTTGAGGATATCCCCAAATATGTGAAGAAGAATGTAGAGGTCATCTTTGTTGACAAGGTGGATGATGTGCTTAAGGTTGC
Encoded proteins:
- the lon gene encoding endopeptidase La, whose product is MVDPIKDEKEIEIPDTLPVLPVRDIVVFPYMIIPLFVGREMSIKSIDHSLNTNRMVLLLTQKDLSVENPLPEDLYRAGTVGLIMRMLKLPDGRVKILVQGLSKARVLDMDVKDNYLEATIEKIEDTKPAEMTIEIEAMMRTVKEQLDKSVSLGKTILPDIMVVIENLDDPGRLADLVASNLGLKTEQAQEILEISDPVLRLKRVSEILGREIELLLVQQKIQTEARGEIDKTQREYFLREQLKAIQRELGEIDERAEEINEFRKKIEEAKMPEKVLKEAEKQLKRLEKMHPDSAEAATVRTYLDWLVEIPWSKSTKDILDIKAAKKVLDEDHYDLEKVKERILEYLSVRKLKAKMKGPILCFIGPPGVGKTSLGRSIARSLGREFVRMSLGGVRDEAEIRGHRRTYVGALPGRIIQGIKQAGTNNPVFMLDEIDKVGTDFRGDPSSALLEVLDPEQNNAFVDHYLGVPFDLSNVMFITTGNMMDTIPGPLKDRMEIIYLSGYTEEEKLGIAINYLIPKQLDEHGITEKILNVTDSGLRLLISQYTREAGVRNLEREIANLCRKVAKQIAEGKKKRFIITARNLHKFLGAPKYLPEEEMEKDEIGVSTGLAWTESGGDIIYVEATTMKGRGNLTLTGQLGDVMKESAHAALSYIRSRAKTLGIKEDIFSKTDIHIHVPAGAIPKDGPSAGITMAVAIASAFTGRPVDKKIAMTGEVTLRGRVLPIGGLKEKILAAKRMGIPKVIIPKRNENDLEDIPKYVKKNVEVIFVDKVDDVLKVALKPKKKATTTRKTKAVATRKTKITAIKKRKTAATGKTKTATAKKRKK